The proteins below are encoded in one region of Nitrospira sp.:
- the folP gene encoding dihydropteroate synthase, with amino-acid sequence MTGFSIHACGSLLAFDRPQLVGILNVTPDSFSDGGRFTEMDRAVAHAASLIEQGAGILDIGAESTRPGSRPIGEQEETRRLLPVLERLGKFVHIPISVDTTKAIVARRALDAGAVIVNDVSALRFDPAMGPLIAERGAGVILMHMQGVPTTMQEAPSYADVVREVHAFLAERLSFAERNGIQREQIVLDPGFGFGKLEGHNVELLRDFAQFTSLGRPLMAGVSRKSFLGRLSGRPVQDRVWATAAAVAMAIERGASLVRVHDVAAMRDVVSVASIVSASQHEISQHTL; translated from the coding sequence GTGACGGGATTTTCCATCCACGCATGCGGATCGCTCTTGGCCTTCGACCGACCTCAACTCGTCGGTATCCTCAACGTCACCCCTGACTCGTTTTCGGACGGCGGCCGCTTCACCGAGATGGACCGCGCGGTCGCGCACGCCGCCAGCTTGATCGAGCAGGGCGCGGGCATCCTCGACATCGGCGCCGAATCCACCCGTCCGGGCTCGCGCCCCATTGGCGAACAAGAAGAAACGCGTCGGCTCCTTCCGGTTCTGGAAAGACTCGGAAAGTTTGTTCACATCCCGATCTCGGTCGACACGACGAAGGCCATAGTGGCACGGCGGGCGCTCGACGCGGGAGCCGTCATCGTCAACGACGTGAGTGCCCTACGGTTCGATCCGGCCATGGGGCCGCTCATCGCGGAACGGGGCGCCGGCGTCATCCTAATGCACATGCAGGGGGTCCCCACGACGATGCAGGAGGCACCTTCGTACGCGGACGTCGTGCGCGAGGTGCACGCATTCCTTGCGGAGCGCCTCTCTTTCGCCGAGCGCAATGGCATCCAGCGCGAGCAAATCGTTCTTGACCCTGGTTTCGGTTTTGGTAAGCTTGAGGGGCATAACGTCGAATTACTGAGAGACTTTGCGCAGTTCACCTCACTGGGACGTCCGCTGATGGCTGGCGTGTCACGAAAAAGTTTCCTCGGCAGGTTAAGTGGTCGGCCCGTGCAGGACCGAGTGTGGGCCACGGCTGCGGCGGTCGCGATGGCGATTGAACGCGGCGCCTCACTTGTACGAGTGCACGACGTCGCTGCCATGCGAGATGTCGTGTCTGTGGCCTCCATCGTGAGCGCATCGCAACACGAGATCTCCCAACACACCCTCTAA
- a CDS encoding glycosyl transferase, translating into MTECPTISAIVLIRNHAPHIRPCLATLAWVDEIVVVSDGSEDGSVAIAREFSNARVVHRALGEDWSAQMNFGLDQATSAWLFQIDVDERVPSPLAAELQRLIHRTDINGINLRILGDVFGHLQGHRSDSGRAVRLVRRGRGRFEAKRVHARLQVNGRVAAAQEVLVHLGPFPTVESYWTKNAFYARLEAATNLERMERSPRNSCGTAMIEALLKPMMVFLKKYVFEGGWREGLFGLHYSIMRAIGYYMVAVASWERRQQRRSALRAYCLAENIPYLDPTPVPSLPRADSVPSKPARMASNR; encoded by the coding sequence ATGACCGAATGCCCCACGATCAGTGCGATTGTCCTCATTCGAAACCATGCACCGCATATCCGGCCTTGCCTGGCCACACTTGCGTGGGTCGACGAGATTGTGGTGGTGAGTGACGGGAGCGAAGACGGGAGCGTCGCAATCGCGCGGGAATTTTCCAATGCCCGCGTCGTGCACCGCGCACTGGGGGAGGACTGGTCGGCCCAGATGAATTTCGGCCTGGACCAGGCAACCAGCGCATGGCTGTTCCAGATCGACGTCGACGAGCGCGTACCGAGCCCACTGGCCGCAGAGCTGCAACGGCTTATTCATCGGACGGATATTAACGGGATCAATCTACGCATCCTTGGCGATGTCTTCGGACATCTCCAGGGCCACCGTTCCGACAGTGGACGCGCCGTGCGGCTCGTTCGGCGTGGACGGGGTCGATTCGAAGCCAAACGCGTCCACGCGCGGCTTCAGGTGAACGGACGGGTCGCCGCCGCCCAGGAAGTCCTGGTGCATCTGGGACCATTTCCGACCGTGGAAAGCTATTGGACGAAGAACGCGTTCTACGCCCGGCTCGAAGCGGCCACCAACCTCGAACGAATGGAGCGATCGCCCAGGAATTCGTGCGGGACCGCGATGATCGAGGCGTTGCTAAAACCCATGATGGTCTTTCTCAAGAAATATGTCTTCGAGGGCGGCTGGCGCGAGGGCCTGTTCGGCCTGCACTATTCGATCATGCGCGCCATCGGCTATTACATGGTGGCGGTGGCTTCGTGGGAACGTCGACAGCAGAGACGCAGTGCCCTGCGAGCCTATTGCCTGGCAGAGAACATTCCGTATTTGGACCCGACTCCCGTTCCATCACTCCCTCGAGCCGATTCCGTCCCCTCAAAACCAGCCCGGATGGCTTCCAATCGGTAA
- the glmM gene encoding phosphoglucosamine mutase, translating to MRKLFGTDGVRGVANLEPMTSEIAMQLGRAAAYIFQRRAGRHQIVIGKDTRLSGYMLESALTSGICSMGVDVLLVGPMPTPAIAFLTRSLRADAGVVISASHNPYQDNGIKFFSSDGMKLPDELEARIESLIVSDEIKHLRPTADAIGKAFRIDDADGRYIEFVKRAVPKDIDFQGLKVVVDCAHGAAYKVAPSILHELGAVVETIGCKPDGTNINAGCGAVHPEHLQEEVRRHHADIGIALDGDADRAIFVCEQGTVVDGDRIMAALALDLHAKGQLAKNTVVGTVMSNFGLELALGKAGVQLIRTPVGDRYILERMLADGYNLGGEQSGHLIFLDHNTTGDGVIAALQVLTLMKRTRRPLSELVNVMTKTPQILLNVKVRHKPDLSTIPGIHHAIESSEAKLNGQGRVLVRYSGTETLLRIMVEGPQDELIRTVADDLATVVRSHLA from the coding sequence ATGCGAAAACTCTTTGGAACAGACGGGGTTCGGGGTGTCGCGAACCTCGAACCGATGACCAGTGAAATCGCCATGCAGCTCGGGCGTGCAGCGGCCTATATTTTTCAACGACGGGCCGGTCGCCATCAGATCGTGATCGGAAAAGATACCAGGCTGTCCGGCTACATGCTCGAATCCGCATTGACCTCCGGAATTTGCTCGATGGGGGTCGACGTCTTGCTTGTCGGTCCGATGCCGACGCCGGCGATTGCCTTTCTCACCCGCAGTCTTCGTGCGGATGCCGGGGTGGTCATCTCGGCCTCGCACAATCCTTACCAAGACAACGGCATCAAATTCTTCTCGAGCGACGGCATGAAGCTGCCCGATGAATTGGAGGCGCGTATCGAGTCGCTCATCGTGTCCGACGAAATTAAGCATTTGCGCCCGACCGCCGATGCCATCGGCAAGGCATTTCGAATCGACGATGCCGACGGACGTTACATCGAGTTCGTCAAGCGAGCGGTTCCCAAGGACATCGACTTTCAGGGCCTCAAAGTCGTCGTGGATTGCGCGCACGGGGCGGCCTACAAGGTCGCTCCGTCGATCCTGCACGAATTAGGCGCTGTGGTGGAAACGATCGGATGCAAACCCGATGGGACCAACATCAACGCCGGATGCGGCGCCGTGCATCCTGAGCACCTGCAGGAGGAAGTCCGACGCCATCACGCCGACATCGGGATCGCGTTGGACGGCGACGCCGACCGGGCCATTTTCGTCTGTGAGCAGGGGACGGTCGTCGACGGCGACCGGATCATGGCAGCCCTTGCCCTCGATCTTCACGCCAAGGGACAGTTGGCGAAGAACACCGTCGTCGGCACCGTGATGAGTAATTTCGGACTCGAGCTGGCACTGGGGAAAGCTGGAGTCCAGCTCATCCGTACGCCGGTCGGCGATCGATACATTCTCGAGCGCATGCTGGCGGATGGATACAACCTGGGCGGCGAGCAATCGGGACACCTCATCTTCCTGGATCACAATACGACCGGTGACGGGGTGATCGCGGCGCTACAAGTCCTGACCTTGATGAAGCGCACGCGAAGACCTCTTTCCGAATTAGTCAACGTCATGACCAAAACGCCGCAAATCCTCTTGAACGTCAAAGTGCGTCATAAGCCGGATCTCTCGACCATTCCGGGTATCCACCACGCCATCGAGTCTTCCGAAGCCAAGCTTAACGGCCAGGGCCGCGTTCTGGTCCGGTACTCAGGAACGGAAACGCTCCTCCGGATCATGGTGGAAGGCCCTCAGGACGAGCTCATCCGTACAGTCGCCGACGATCTGGCCACCGTGGTACGTAGTCACCTGGCTTGA
- the ftsH-2 gene encoding ATP-dependent zinc metalloprotease FtsH, which yields MNSRVKNLLFWVVVGLFMILLFNLFSVPTHAPEDEVIFSEFMAQLEKGEITKVIIKGNHVSAILKDGSRIKTFTADYPEFVKVLRDRNVQIEAKPPDDSPWYITFLVTWGPFILFLGLWFFLMRQMQIGGNKALSFGKSRARMLTEERKKVTFSDVAGIDEAKEEVVEIIDFLKDPRKFQKLGGRIPKGVLIVGPPGTGKTLLAKAIAGEAGVPFFSISGSDFVEMFVGVGASRVRDLFEQGKKHAPCIIFIDEIDAVGRLRGAGLGGGHDEREQTLNQLLVEMDGFDTTEGVILIAATNRPDVLDPALLRPGRFDRQIVVNRPDVRGRSEILKVHTKKVPIGGDVELEKIARGTPGFSGADLENLVNEAALWAARQNKKEVEYADFEMAKDKVLMGAERKSMILSDEEKRITAYHEAGHALMAKLLPGTDPVHKVTIIPRGRALGVTMQLPTDDRHNYSKEFLYNTLAILLGGRVAEELVLKNITTGAGNDLERATDLARKMVCEWGMSEKLGPLTFGKKEEEIFLGREMTTRRDFSEQVALEIDHEIRRLVNENYERTKSLLTEHMSSLRALAEALLEKEVLEGADIDDIIQSNSAQPVPA from the coding sequence ATGAATTCTCGCGTGAAGAACTTGCTGTTTTGGGTCGTGGTGGGTCTCTTCATGATCCTCCTTTTCAATTTGTTCAGCGTCCCGACCCACGCCCCTGAAGACGAAGTGATCTTCAGCGAATTCATGGCGCAGTTGGAAAAGGGCGAGATCACCAAGGTCATCATCAAGGGGAATCACGTCAGTGCGATCCTGAAAGACGGCTCCCGAATCAAAACGTTCACCGCCGATTACCCGGAGTTCGTCAAGGTCCTCCGGGATCGAAACGTTCAGATCGAAGCCAAGCCGCCGGACGACAGTCCTTGGTACATCACGTTTCTCGTGACATGGGGCCCTTTCATTCTGTTCCTCGGCCTCTGGTTCTTTCTTATGCGTCAGATGCAAATCGGCGGCAATAAAGCGTTGTCCTTCGGCAAGAGTCGCGCGCGGATGCTGACGGAAGAGCGAAAGAAGGTCACCTTTTCTGACGTGGCCGGTATCGACGAAGCCAAGGAAGAAGTCGTTGAGATCATCGATTTCCTCAAGGATCCGCGCAAATTTCAAAAATTGGGCGGACGCATTCCCAAAGGCGTGCTCATCGTAGGCCCTCCGGGTACCGGTAAAACCCTCCTGGCCAAAGCCATTGCCGGGGAGGCGGGCGTCCCGTTCTTCAGCATCAGCGGATCGGACTTTGTCGAAATGTTCGTCGGGGTGGGCGCCTCCCGGGTGCGGGATCTCTTCGAACAAGGCAAAAAGCATGCGCCCTGCATCATTTTTATCGATGAGATCGATGCCGTCGGCCGCCTGCGCGGCGCCGGTTTGGGCGGTGGGCACGACGAACGTGAACAAACGCTCAATCAATTGCTGGTCGAGATGGACGGATTCGATACGACCGAAGGCGTCATTCTGATCGCCGCCACCAATCGGCCCGACGTGCTCGATCCCGCGCTGCTGCGTCCAGGCCGTTTTGATCGTCAAATCGTCGTCAATCGACCGGATGTTCGCGGGAGATCCGAAATTCTCAAGGTCCATACGAAAAAAGTCCCCATCGGAGGCGACGTGGAGCTGGAGAAGATCGCCCGCGGGACCCCAGGATTTTCGGGCGCAGATCTCGAGAATCTCGTCAACGAAGCCGCGTTGTGGGCCGCCCGCCAGAACAAGAAGGAGGTCGAGTACGCCGACTTCGAAATGGCCAAGGACAAGGTCCTGATGGGCGCAGAACGAAAGAGCATGATTCTGAGCGACGAAGAGAAGCGCATCACGGCGTACCACGAGGCGGGACACGCGCTGATGGCGAAGCTGTTGCCGGGCACCGATCCAGTGCACAAAGTCACGATCATTCCCCGCGGCCGTGCGCTCGGCGTCACCATGCAGCTTCCGACCGACGACCGACACAACTATTCCAAGGAGTTTTTGTATAACACCTTGGCCATCCTCCTCGGAGGACGCGTCGCTGAAGAATTGGTCCTCAAGAACATCACGACCGGCGCCGGTAACGACCTCGAACGCGCCACCGATCTGGCGCGCAAGATGGTCTGTGAATGGGGGATGTCCGAAAAGCTCGGGCCGTTGACGTTCGGCAAGAAGGAAGAAGAGATATTCCTGGGTCGCGAGATGACGACCCGTCGCGATTTCAGCGAGCAAGTCGCGTTGGAAATCGATCATGAAATTCGCCGACTGGTCAACGAAAACTACGAGCGTACCAAGAGCCTGCTGACGGAGCACATGAGCTCGCTCCGAGCCTTGGCGGAAGCCCTGCTGGAAAAGGAAGTGCTGGAAGGGGCGGACATCGACGACATCATTCAGTCCAATTCGGCCCAACCGGTCCCCGCCTAA
- a CDS encoding DNA internalization-related competence protein ComEC/Rec2, protein MLPRLTAWFIIGLVAGSFVQHAPVLILAVLTFTAAGFALRERAEGLPRGSSTAAYGALLVGTLYWSLFTVILSPAPPVVPDSEDSISIRGRIVAPVSTTPDRIIAIVAPLDSPERPHVRKLRLTWRMPDAGLVQGDVVVAFTSRVSAPHGTHNPGAFDYESHLRRRDIDALASVSGAGAVQVIEAGSSSWRWAPWSGIDRWRQQIYAAAVESLSPSTQGLFLGLVIGEQGLIETQRREDFIATGTVHILSISGSHLGLISVVAFLFVRWSCRWLPTTAILTLNRHRLSSSRIAACLTVPLTGTYALLAGGEIATLRALFMILLLLLALWLGREKRLLPVLSAAALVTLIEDPRVLYDVSFQLSYVAVLGLALMADRRRARSDEGLPPEEEMDRTTIRQRAWRWGVDTLKLSLVVTVVTFPLVAWHFHQFPWIGPVANLVLLPMTALLIPLCLGSAVVLILGGPAEALPLAWIVDPALRLMEQSLTLLAMLPAVNWHVAAPSLLTLLVYFGLLALLAHPAVMPIRRVAATSCLVLLILWWLTPHRTLPDDAVRVTMIDVGQGDATLIEMPNGETVLIDAGTSHERFDVGARIVAPLLWDRGITHLDHAIGTHPQLDHIGGFPWLLRHFEVRHYWSTPMTRQEPFFVRLQEALRERGLSPLIPENESILASGGPCRLVALNRSNSHSSVVHTVRSSRNGTDLNNASLVTRLDCTGYTMLFPADMETAGLTQMMTTGSVGAATVIKVPHHGARSSLNELWLHTVRPQVAVLSAGAHNPYRHPAQEVLAAYRRANVPLFRTDRDGAVTLTGSLIAPTISLTTTRQGVFEAVPLTHELWSAERRNYRRLCQRYFESSCPLLG, encoded by the coding sequence ATGCTTCCACGCCTGACTGCCTGGTTTATCATCGGATTGGTGGCCGGCTCCTTCGTTCAACACGCACCCGTCCTGATCCTGGCCGTGCTCACCTTCACAGCGGCAGGGTTCGCGCTCCGTGAACGCGCCGAGGGCTTGCCGCGGGGCTCGTCCACCGCCGCCTACGGCGCGCTCTTGGTCGGTACCCTCTACTGGTCTCTCTTCACGGTGATTCTATCCCCCGCACCGCCCGTCGTTCCTGACTCCGAGGACAGCATCTCGATACGCGGCCGGATCGTCGCGCCTGTCAGCACCACACCCGATCGGATCATCGCGATTGTTGCGCCGTTGGATTCCCCGGAGCGACCGCACGTGCGCAAACTCCGTCTCACGTGGCGAATGCCCGATGCAGGCCTGGTGCAGGGAGATGTTGTTGTCGCCTTCACTTCGCGCGTCTCTGCTCCGCACGGCACACACAATCCAGGCGCCTTCGATTACGAGTCTCATCTTCGCCGGCGTGACATAGACGCTCTCGCGTCAGTCTCCGGCGCGGGCGCAGTCCAGGTCATCGAGGCAGGATCGTCCTCCTGGCGATGGGCGCCGTGGTCCGGAATCGACCGGTGGCGACAGCAGATATACGCGGCCGCCGTCGAATCACTGAGCCCATCGACACAAGGCCTTTTCTTGGGCTTGGTCATCGGAGAACAAGGACTGATCGAGACCCAGCGGCGGGAGGATTTCATTGCCACCGGCACCGTTCATATCCTCTCGATCTCGGGCTCCCATCTCGGGTTGATCTCCGTCGTCGCGTTCCTTTTTGTCCGATGGTCCTGCCGATGGCTCCCGACCACTGCAATTCTGACACTGAATCGACATCGTTTGAGTTCCAGCCGGATTGCCGCGTGCCTGACCGTTCCATTGACCGGCACGTACGCGTTGTTAGCCGGCGGGGAGATCGCCACCTTGCGCGCCTTATTCATGATTCTGCTCCTCCTCCTCGCTCTGTGGCTCGGGCGCGAGAAGCGATTGCTCCCGGTCCTTTCTGCCGCCGCCCTGGTCACATTGATTGAGGACCCCCGAGTCCTCTACGACGTGTCATTTCAACTATCCTACGTCGCAGTCCTTGGGTTGGCATTGATGGCAGACCGACGAAGGGCGCGCTCGGACGAGGGCTTGCCTCCTGAGGAGGAGATGGACCGGACGACCATCCGGCAACGAGCATGGAGGTGGGGAGTCGACACACTCAAGCTTTCGCTGGTCGTGACAGTCGTTACCTTCCCTTTGGTGGCGTGGCACTTCCATCAGTTTCCCTGGATCGGACCTGTGGCGAATCTCGTGCTGTTGCCGATGACGGCACTGTTGATACCCCTCTGCCTGGGGTCTGCTGTCGTACTCATTCTGGGTGGGCCCGCCGAAGCATTACCCCTCGCGTGGATCGTGGATCCGGCACTCCGCCTCATGGAACAGAGCCTCACGCTGCTTGCCATGCTTCCGGCCGTGAATTGGCACGTTGCGGCGCCTTCGCTGCTGACATTGCTGGTTTATTTCGGACTCCTGGCACTCCTGGCACATCCCGCCGTCATGCCTATCAGACGAGTCGCCGCAACCAGCTGTCTCGTGTTGCTCATCCTGTGGTGGCTCACACCGCATCGAACGCTGCCAGATGATGCCGTGCGGGTGACCATGATCGATGTCGGACAAGGCGATGCCACGCTCATTGAGATGCCGAACGGTGAAACGGTCTTGATCGACGCGGGAACCAGCCATGAACGCTTTGATGTCGGTGCTCGAATTGTGGCGCCTCTGTTGTGGGATCGCGGGATTACGCATTTGGATCACGCCATCGGTACTCATCCGCAGCTGGATCATATTGGAGGGTTCCCGTGGCTGCTCAGACATTTCGAGGTACGACATTACTGGAGCACCCCGATGACGCGACAGGAACCATTCTTTGTCCGTCTCCAGGAAGCGTTGCGGGAACGTGGGTTGTCGCCCCTGATCCCCGAGAACGAAAGCATCCTGGCCTCCGGGGGTCCTTGCCGACTGGTGGCATTGAATCGCTCGAATTCGCACTCCTCCGTCGTACACACGGTGCGGTCTTCGCGGAATGGGACCGATCTGAACAATGCCTCACTCGTCACCAGGCTCGATTGCACCGGCTACACCATGCTGTTTCCAGCCGACATGGAAACAGCGGGATTGACACAGATGATGACGACGGGAAGTGTCGGGGCGGCCACCGTCATCAAAGTCCCGCATCACGGCGCTCGAAGTTCCCTGAATGAGCTTTGGCTTCATACCGTGCGGCCCCAAGTGGCGGTGCTATCGGCCGGTGCACACAATCCCTATCGGCATCCGGCCCAGGAGGTGCTAGCCGCCTATCGCCGGGCGAACGTGCCCCTCTTTCGGACCGACCGCGACGGTGCCGTGACCCTCACTGGTTCCCTCATCGCTCCGACGATCTCCTTGACGACCACTCGACAAGGGGTGTTCGAAGCAGTCCCACTGACGCACGAATTGTGGTCGGCTGAACGACGCAACTATCGGCGTCTGTGCCAGCGCTACTTCGAGTCCTCTTGTCCGCTCCTCGGCTGA
- the hpt gene encoding hypoxanthine phosphoribosyltransferase, protein MQGIFGRPIVTQEQMRLRIKELGKQITEDYAGKDLVLIGVLKGAYAFYADLARAIRIPMRVDFIVVRSYSGRIRSSGKVKLVSDLTEDIRGRDVLLVEDIVDSGLTAEYLLKKLSARKPRSLKICALLSKPDRRLVDPPVEYVGFKIPNRYVVGYGLDYEQKYRNLPYLVALDQVKIEDLEE, encoded by the coding sequence ATGCAGGGAATTTTCGGCCGTCCGATCGTCACCCAAGAGCAGATGCGCCTGCGAATCAAGGAACTCGGCAAACAGATTACCGAAGACTATGCCGGTAAAGATCTGGTCCTGATCGGAGTCCTGAAGGGGGCGTATGCCTTCTACGCGGATCTGGCTCGGGCGATCCGGATTCCCATGCGCGTCGACTTCATCGTCGTGCGCAGTTACAGTGGGCGTATCAGAAGTTCGGGGAAGGTCAAGCTCGTGAGCGATCTGACCGAAGACATCAGAGGTCGCGACGTGCTGCTTGTCGAAGACATCGTCGACTCCGGGCTGACCGCCGAATATCTGTTGAAAAAGTTGTCGGCGCGGAAACCTCGCTCGTTGAAGATCTGCGCCCTCTTGAGCAAGCCGGACCGGCGGCTCGTCGATCCGCCGGTCGAATACGTCGGCTTCAAAATACCCAACCGATACGTCGTGGGTTATGGATTGGACTACGAACAAAAATATCGCAACCTGCCGTATTTGGTCGCGCTCGATCAGGTCAAAATCGAGGATCTCGAGGAATAG
- the tilS gene encoding tRNA(Ile)-lysidine synthase, translating to MLIAVSGGPDSVALLHTLHHLAPAWRLSLAVVHCNYGLRGRASLADEAFVRDVCRRLDVPCHGRRIVLGSQRSHGSGQSVQARARTARYRLFDELADRHGFDRVALGHTADDQAETILQWMVRGAGTTGLSGMPIMRNDRFIRPLLTVTKAEVLSFLHAHRLPFRTDRSNDRPLYRRNRIRLEVLPVLRKLNPSIVKTLARQADLIRADENYLTTQSKALRQSLVRYGETGEAIVDRTGLLCQSLALQRRIVRDLVMEFQGSGQPPSSSTVTSLLDRMTRSEAGTTFERCGLAVTREYDRIVFIRTASAAPRLRSPAHPSIGRETAGTKPVHVSASHPSRVLWPLSELTVQLRIQSAAKEPSSSTAPHLDRVLFDADRITPTLRLRAWEPGDWFCPAGMGGHRKKLQDFWTDAKVPRRARSTTPLLVAPEGILWIVGLRADERFRANERTRRILIAEVTRT from the coding sequence ATGTTGATCGCCGTGTCCGGAGGCCCGGATTCGGTGGCGCTGCTTCATACACTTCATCACCTGGCGCCGGCGTGGCGACTCTCGCTCGCCGTCGTCCATTGCAACTATGGTCTCCGAGGGCGGGCATCCCTCGCGGATGAGGCCTTTGTGCGAGACGTATGCCGGCGGCTGGACGTTCCGTGTCATGGTCGACGCATCGTCTTGGGTTCCCAGCGGTCACACGGGAGCGGGCAGTCTGTTCAAGCACGCGCGAGGACCGCACGGTATCGCCTTTTTGACGAACTGGCCGACCGGCATGGGTTCGATCGCGTCGCCCTCGGCCACACGGCCGACGATCAAGCGGAAACCATCCTCCAGTGGATGGTGAGAGGCGCGGGCACGACCGGACTGTCCGGGATGCCGATCATGCGAAACGATCGATTTATTCGCCCGCTGCTCACGGTCACGAAGGCAGAGGTACTCTCCTTCCTGCACGCTCACCGACTCCCGTTCCGTACGGACCGGTCCAACGACCGCCCCCTCTATCGACGTAACCGTATTCGGTTGGAAGTCCTGCCCGTTCTCCGGAAGCTCAACCCGTCCATCGTCAAAACCTTGGCACGACAGGCCGATTTGATTCGAGCCGATGAGAACTATTTGACGACGCAATCGAAGGCACTCAGACAGAGCCTCGTCAGATACGGAGAGACGGGGGAGGCCATCGTGGACCGGACGGGCTTGCTGTGCCAATCGTTGGCGCTACAGCGCCGGATCGTGCGAGATCTCGTGATGGAATTTCAGGGAAGCGGTCAGCCGCCGTCCTCGTCGACCGTGACAAGCTTGCTCGATAGGATGACGCGGAGCGAGGCGGGAACCACGTTTGAGCGATGCGGTCTTGCAGTCACACGGGAGTATGACCGAATTGTATTCATTCGCACCGCATCAGCGGCGCCGCGGCTGCGATCGCCGGCTCATCCATCCATCGGTCGTGAAACGGCAGGCACGAAGCCCGTGCACGTCTCGGCATCCCATCCGTCCCGCGTGCTCTGGCCTCTTTCGGAACTGACGGTGCAACTTCGCATCCAATCGGCTGCGAAGGAACCGTCGTCTTCCACGGCGCCGCACCTTGACCGGGTCCTTTTCGATGCCGACCGCATCACGCCAACATTGCGGCTGCGTGCCTGGGAACCGGGCGATTGGTTTTGTCCCGCCGGCATGGGCGGTCACCGCAAGAAACTCCAGGATTTTTGGACCGATGCGAAGGTGCCCCGCAGGGCCCGTTCGACGACCCCTCTCCTCGTCGCCCCAGAAGGGATCCTCTGGATCGTGGGCCTGCGCGCAGACGAACGGTTCCGGGCCAATGAACGGACCCGTCGCATCCTCATCGCAGAAGTGACCCGCACCTGA
- a CDS encoding glycosyl transferase group 1, which produces MSISVTPVLYVSHHADIVGGGEISLLHLAERLDRTRWCPLMVLPGQGAMAAECRRRDIATFILPMPTCRRFGKDMRASVTRLREIIRVTDASVLHANGSRAMMYAGIAGRLEGRRVVWHVRVAQPDGFIDRVLARLAHRIVVNSQAVAARFGFVSPNRLLCIYNGIDLDAYAPAVPHSADAVRRQLGVPLNVPMAMSIGRMTSEKGQGYLLEVAQRLAAAMPDLYWVLVGDGKERAVLETRCKEMGLDDRVRFPGWLTDIPAALAACDLFVLPSVSEGFGRVLVEAMAMRKAVVASRTGGVPEVVVPGETGILVPPANPDALARAVGALIANPQLAEYFGQNGRLRVEDRFTLSHHVQAVSGVYDALVA; this is translated from the coding sequence ATGTCGATTTCCGTCACGCCGGTGCTCTACGTATCTCATCATGCCGACATTGTCGGTGGTGGGGAAATCAGCCTGCTCCATCTGGCCGAGCGTCTGGACCGCACGCGCTGGTGCCCTCTGATGGTGCTGCCTGGGCAAGGGGCAATGGCGGCCGAGTGTCGGCGTCGCGACATCGCGACGTTCATCCTGCCCATGCCGACCTGCCGGCGGTTCGGTAAGGACATGCGCGCCAGTGTGACGCGACTACGGGAGATCATCCGTGTGACGGATGCCTCCGTGCTCCATGCCAACGGCTCCCGGGCCATGATGTATGCGGGAATCGCCGGCCGCCTGGAAGGACGCCGCGTGGTGTGGCACGTGCGCGTGGCGCAGCCGGATGGATTCATCGATCGAGTGCTGGCCCGACTGGCGCATCGCATCGTCGTGAATTCGCAGGCCGTGGCGGCGCGCTTCGGCTTCGTTTCTCCCAATCGACTTCTGTGCATTTATAACGGAATCGATCTCGATGCCTATGCTCCGGCCGTACCCCATTCCGCCGACGCCGTGCGCCGCCAACTCGGGGTGCCCCTGAACGTGCCGATGGCCATGAGTATCGGACGGATGACTTCGGAGAAAGGTCAGGGCTACCTGCTCGAGGTGGCACAGCGTTTGGCCGCGGCGATGCCTGATTTGTATTGGGTGTTGGTGGGCGATGGCAAGGAACGGGCGGTGCTCGAAACGCGCTGCAAAGAAATGGGGCTCGACGATCGAGTCCGATTTCCAGGTTGGCTCACCGACATCCCCGCCGCACTCGCCGCGTGCGATCTCTTCGTTCTCCCGTCGGTCAGCGAAGGATTTGGTCGGGTGCTCGTCGAAGCCATGGCCATGCGGAAAGCCGTCGTCGCCAGCCGAACCGGTGGAGTTCCGGAAGTCGTCGTGCCGGGCGAGACAGGCATTCTCGTCCCGCCCGCCAACCCCGACGCGTTGGCCCGAGCCGTTGGCGCGTTGATCGCCAATCCACAGTTGGCCGAATATTTCGGACAGAACGGCCGCCTGCGGGTGGAAGACCGTTTCACCCTCTCCCACCACGTACAGGCGGTGAGCGGGGTCTACGACGCCTTGGTGGCCTGA